In the Micromonospora sediminicola genome, CGCCACCGGCGTCGACTGGACCGAGCCCGCCGAGCAGATCGTCGTGGACGAGCGCACCGTCCCGCTGCGCCCCGGCATGGCGGTCTGGGACTGGTGCGGCTACGACCACTTCTGCCAGGCCGAGGCGTACCCGCGCCCGGACTCCCCCACCTACTCGACCAGCCAGTAACGCCGCGCGGGCGGCCCCTCCGCCTTCCCAAGCTCCGGGGCCGCCCGCCACTCCCTGATCCCATGCGAGACGTACAGGAGCTGCCCATCATGGTGCCCCATCCCACGCCGCCCGTCCGGCTCGACCGCGCGGTCGGCGAGCTGGACGCCGCTATCACCGGCGTACGCGCCGAGCTGGCCCGCGTCGACCCGAAGGCCAACGGCTACCTCCAGGTCGCCGGCGTGCTGCTCGGCGCCGGCCTGGCCGTGCTCGCCGGCGCCGGCGACCAGCTCGGCCCCCTCGCCCTGGCCGCCGCGGCGGCGACCGCCGTAGTGGTCGGCGCCGCCCTGGTGCTGCTGGTGCTGGCCTGCCGCCCCCGCCTGGACGGCGACCACGGCCCCCTCGCGTACGCCGACGCCGACCCGTACGACGTCCTCAACCGCCACGCCGGCGGCGACGTCGACCAGGACGTCGACGAGCTGCTCGCCCTCGCCCGCGCTCGCGAGCTGTGCTGGCTGTCCCGGACCACCCGCGCCAAGTACGTCGCGATCCGCCGCGCGGTGCCGCTGCTGCTCGCCGGCTACGCCGGCGCGGCCCTGACCGCCGCCGCGGCGATCGGCCAGTGGTGACCGTGGCCAGCGATTACCGCCTGGACGTCGTCACCGACCCGGATCCGGACGTGCCGCAGGCCGTTCTCTACTTCACCGCCGCCGGCGTCGACCCCGCCTGCCGGCAAGCCCAGCGTCTCCTGGCCGCCGTCGGCGGGCCCGCCGACCGCTACGGCGAGCTGTACGCCGGCGACGAGGTGGACCGCGCCGTGCACGTCGACACCATCCACCTGCCCGCATGACCGTTCACCGCGTCACGTCCGGGCGGCCCGCCAACGCGGGTCGCCCGGCTTATCCCGGTATGTGCGTAATCCTGGTGGAGATCCACACAGGACGACCGGCCACGGCGCGTGTTGGGGCACCTGCTCGTGCGGAAGTCACCGTAAGATCCACGGGTCACGCACCAGAAATGATCTTGAGGGAGCGCCTCGGCTCAACCCCTAACTGCAGACAGCAAGAGAGCCCCACACCCCCCATTTGCTTGGCGGCTGAGAAGGGGTCTGAGGCTCCAACAAGCTCGGAGGACACCATAGCACCCACCTTCGGGCTGGGTGCACTCTTGTCTCTACACGCGATCACCGCGTGTCGTCGACCTGCCGGTCAGCGCTCGGCCCTCACCCTGGTTCATCGACCACCGGCGGTGGTCCGATGACGCTGAGCGCACCCGCCCCTCACGCCGCGTCGATGTCGGCGGATCGTGTCGTCGCGTCTGGGCACTGCCCGGTTTGCGCAGCGTTCGGCCGCACGGTCCTGGCGGCTGAGGGCCGCACGCGGTGCGCGGTGCACACCGGACGGCCGGCGCTGCTGGTCGAGACGACGCGTACCGGGCAGGCCCGCCTGGTGGCCCCGGCCGGTGCCCGCCGCCGGATTGCCCACCCGACCGGCGTTCAGGTGTCGTGCGTGTCTTGCGCGAGCGCTGGTCGGGACACTCAGGGCCTGCCGCGCGACGGCGACGGCTCGGATCCGCTGTGCATCCCGTGCTGGCGCACCCGCACCGACGCCGCGCGCCGGCGGCACGCCGCCGAGCTGCGCGCCGCCGCCCTCGATGACGTCGCGCCGGCGTGCGCGGCGTGCGGCGAGCCGGACCCGTCGCCGGCGTGCTGGCTGTGCGGCTACTCGTGGCTGGCCGAGCAGCGCGCGAGGTTCGCCGCCGACCAGGCCGCCGCGGCCGCCGCCGTCGAGCACCGGTTCGCGGTCCTGGCCGAGCGCACCCGGGCCGAGCAGACGGTGGCGGAGCTGACCGGGTGGGTGGATCGGCTGCGCACCACGATCGAGCAGTGCGCCACCGGCGGCCGCCACGAGCGCGCGGTGCACCTCCTGGCCGACGTCCTGGCGCGGGAGGCCGCAGCGCGGTCCTCCAGTCGTGGGCGCCGCTCGAAGCTGGCCCTGGTGTGCGGGGTCCTGGCCGTCGACCAGGCCGCCCGGATCACCCGGCCCGGCCGGGCACGCACCGCCGAGCTGGCCGGGGTCACCGAGCGCACCGTCACCGACTGCTGGGCCCGCGCCGAGGCTCTGGAGTGGATGCGGCGCACCGTGCAGGGCCGCCGGCTGTCCTTCGAGCAGCGCTGCGCCACCGGCCGCACCTACGACCGGGCCGAGTTCGACCTGGCCCACCTCGCTCCGGAGCGGGCCGCGGCCCGGGCGGCGTACCTGCCGGTGGCGCTGCTGGTCCTCGACGAGCTGCTCGCCCACGCCCTGGTGCTGCTGGAGGCCGCCCACGACGACGTCGACGCCCACGCCGCCCGCGCCGGCGAGCTGACCGACCACGCCGCCCTCGCCCGCCGGGCACAGCTCCGCGCCGCCGTCGCCCAAGCTCGGGACACCGCGCTGACCGGCGCCGAGCTGATCGCCACCGCCCACCTCGGGAATTTCTTCCCCCCCCGCGTAGCGCCTCAAGGTGAGTACTTCAGTTCCTGTTTGTTCCGGGGTTTGGTCCAGCCTCCGAAAATCGCTTACCCCGCGTCGGGCGGGCCGAGTCGGGGGGAGGACGGCGCTTCGCGCTCACCAACTGAGGGGGGTCGAGGCGCACATCGCGTAGCGCGTCCTAGGACGCGCCAGGGCCAGTGCCCGAACCCACGGCGGCCGCAGGCCCGTCCAGAGTGGCACGGGTGGGCGTATCCCCTGGCCCAGGGCATCCAGCGGGCACTGGAGTGGCTGGAGGGTGTGCCGCTGCCTCGGGTGGCGGCCGCGATCGGGGCGCGGCTCGGTCCGGACTGGACCGCCGAGGCGATCGTGGAGGCGATCGGCCGGTCCCGGGGCGGCCGAGAGCTGCTGGACGCGCCGCAGCGGCCGCTGGGCTACCTGGTGGCGCTGCTGGAGGCGGCGCTGACCGGCGAGCACGAGCCGCCGCACCTGGCCCGCCGCCGCGAGCAGCACGTCCAGGAGGTGGCGGCCGCGCGCCGGCGCGACGTCGTCGACCAGGCCGCCGTGGCGGCCGCCGGGCTGGCCACCGCCCGGGCCGGCTGGAGCGCGCGCGACGACGCCGCGGCCGCCGAGCGCGCCGGCGCCGGCGCGGCCCGCCGCGCCGCCCTCGCCGCCGCGCGGGCGGCCCGCCGCGGCGACCACGCCGCCGCCCGCGCGATCGCCGCCGCCGACGTCGACGAGTGGCC is a window encoding:
- a CDS encoding Pycsar system effector family protein; protein product: MRDVQELPIMVPHPTPPVRLDRAVGELDAAITGVRAELARVDPKANGYLQVAGVLLGAGLAVLAGAGDQLGPLALAAAAATAVVVGAALVLLVLACRPRLDGDHGPLAYADADPYDVLNRHAGGDVDQDVDELLALARARELCWLSRTTRAKYVAIRRAVPLLLAGYAGAALTAAAAIGQW